The following coding sequences are from one Streptococcus mitis window:
- a CDS encoding GAF domain-containing protein, with product MLESEKQSRYQMLNEELSFLLDGETNVLANLSNASALLKSRFPNTVFSGFYLFDGKELVLGPFQGGVSCIRIALGKGVCGEAAHFQETVLVGDVTTYPNYISCDSSAKSEIVVPMVKNGQLLGVLDLDSSEIDDYDAMDRDYLEQFVAILLEKTEWDFTMFKEKA from the coding sequence ATGTTAGAATCAGAAAAACAATCACGTTATCAAATGTTAAATGAGGAGCTCTCTTTTTTATTGGATGGTGAAACCAATGTCTTGGCTAATCTTTCCAACGCCAGTGCTCTTCTAAAATCACGCTTTCCTAATACCGTATTTTCAGGCTTTTATCTGTTCGATGGAAAGGAATTGGTTTTAGGTCCCTTCCAAGGAGGTGTTTCCTGCATTCGTATTGCACTGGGAAAAGGTGTTTGTGGTGAGGCAGCTCATTTTCAGGAAACTGTTCTGGTTGGTGATGTAACAACTTATCCCAACTATATTTCTTGTGATAGTAGCGCTAAAAGTGAAATTGTTGTTCCGATGGTTAAGAATGGTCAATTACTTGGAGTTCTGGATCTTGATTCTTCAGAGATTGATGATTATGATGCTATGGATCGAGATTATTTGGAACAATTTGTCGCTATTTTGCTTGAAAAGACAGAATGGGACTTTACAATGTTTAAGGAGAAAGCCTAA
- the rpsA gene encoding 30S ribosomal protein S1 has translation MNEFEDLLNSVSQVETGDVVSAEVLTVDATQANVAISGTGVEGVLTLRELTNDRDADINDFVKVGEVLDVLVLRQVVGKDTDTVTYLVSKKRLEARKAWDKLVGREEEVVTVKGTRAVKGGLSVEFEGVRGFIPASMLDTRFVRNTERFVGQEFDAKIKEVDAKENRFILSRREVVEAATAAARAEVFGKLAVGDVVTGKVARITSFGAFIDLGGVDGLVHLTELSHERNVSPKSVVTVGEEIEVKILDLNEEEGRVSLSLKATTPGPWDGVEQKLAKGDVVEGTVKRLTDFGAFVEVLPGIDGLVHVSQISHKRIENPKEALKVGQEVQVKVLEVNADAERVSLSIKALEERPAQEEGQKEEKRAARPRRPKRQEKRDFELPETQTGFSMADLFGDIEL, from the coding sequence ATGAACGAATTTGAAGATTTGCTAAATAGCGTTAGCCAAGTTGAGACTGGTGATGTTGTTAGTGCTGAAGTATTGACAGTTGATGCGACTCAAGCTAACGTTGCAATCTCTGGAACTGGTGTTGAAGGTGTCTTGACTCTTCGCGAATTGACAAATGATCGCGATGCAGATATCAATGACTTTGTTAAAGTAGGAGAAGTATTGGATGTTCTTGTACTTCGTCAAGTAGTTGGTAAAGATACTGATACAGTTACATACCTTGTATCTAAAAAACGCCTTGAAGCTCGCAAAGCATGGGACAAACTTGTTGGTCGCGAAGAAGAAGTTGTTACGGTTAAAGGAACTCGTGCCGTTAAAGGTGGACTTTCAGTAGAATTTGAAGGTGTTCGTGGATTTATCCCAGCTTCAATGTTGGATACTCGTTTCGTACGTAACACTGAGCGTTTTGTAGGTCAAGAATTTGATGCTAAAATCAAAGAAGTTGACGCTAAAGAAAACCGCTTCATCCTTTCACGTCGTGAAGTTGTTGAAGCAGCTACAGCAGCAGCTCGCGCTGAAGTATTCGGTAAATTGGCTGTTGGTGATGTAGTAACTGGTAAAGTTGCACGTATCACAAGCTTTGGTGCTTTCATCGACCTTGGTGGTGTTGACGGATTGGTTCACTTGACTGAATTGTCACATGAACGTAACGTATCACCAAAATCAGTTGTAACTGTTGGTGAAGAAATTGAAGTGAAAATCCTTGATCTTAACGAAGAAGAAGGACGTGTATCACTTTCACTTAAAGCAACAACACCTGGACCATGGGATGGCGTTGAGCAAAAATTGGCTAAAGGTGATGTAGTAGAAGGAACAGTTAAACGTTTGACTGACTTCGGTGCATTTGTTGAAGTATTGCCAGGTATCGATGGACTTGTTCACGTATCACAAATTTCACACAAACGTATTGAAAATCCAAAAGAAGCTCTTAAAGTTGGTCAAGAAGTTCAAGTTAAAGTTCTTGAAGTTAACGCAGATGCAGAGCGCGTATCACTTTCTATCAAAGCTCTTGAAGAGCGTCCAGCTCAAGAAGAAGGACAAAAAGAAGAAAAACGTGCTGCTCGTCCACGTCGTCCAAAACGTCAAGAAAAACGTGATTTCGAACTTCCAGAAACACAAACAGGATTCTCAATGGCTGACTTGTTCGGTGATATCGAACTTTAA
- a CDS encoding DUF2969 domain-containing protein gives MSKKDKKIEIQVADAKVNVGKDSFEGYTLTIGKKVIGEIAELDGQFAIIKNGNVDSFYKKLEKAVEILIENYNLAK, from the coding sequence ATGAGTAAGAAAGATAAAAAAATTGAAATTCAAGTAGCAGATGCCAAGGTTAATGTAGGAAAAGACAGTTTTGAAGGCTATACCTTGACCATTGGTAAAAAAGTTATCGGAGAAATTGCCGAATTAGATGGACAATTTGCCATTATAAAGAATGGGAATGTCGATAGTTTTTATAAAAAATTGGAAAAAGCTGTGGAAATTTTGATTGAAAATTATAATTTAGCAAAATAA